The DNA window TGAATTAACAATTGGTGATCAATCATTCCTAAAAATGAATGACAGGGAAATTTCTAAATTTAGAAATGAAAACATAGGATTCGTATTTCAGCATCATCAGTTATTACCAGAATTTACAGCTTTAGAAAATGTTTTGATGCCAACGAGAATTTCTGGAAAAAACGAAAAAGAATCTATGGACAAAGCATTTCTTTTGTTCGAGGAATTACACATTGCACATAGAATTCAGCATAAACCAAAAGAACTTTCTGGTGGTGAAGCGCAACGTGTAGCTGTAGCCAGAGCTTTAATCAATTCTCCGAAAATTATTTTTGCAGACGAACCCACTGGGAATTTAGATTCCAAAAATGCAGATGCACTGCATCAACTTTTTTTTGATTTAAGAGACAGATATAATCAGACTTTTGTGATTGTAACACACAATAAAGAACTGGCAGAAAGTACCGATAGAAAATTAGTCATGAAAGACGGACTTATTTTATAAAAAAACAAGTCTTAACTCAACCTTTACCTTTACCTTAAGAAATGTCGATAAAATTCCTTTCTGAAGATGACAGACCAAGAGAAAAATTTCTTTTGAAGGGTAAATCTGCGCTTTCAGATTC is part of the Cloacibacterium normanense genome and encodes:
- a CDS encoding ABC transporter ATP-binding protein, with amino-acid sequence MIKAKNIHKSYGDLEVLKGVDLEIKTGEIVSIVGESGAGKSTLLHILGTLDLPSHIDKYGTELTIGDQSFLKMNDREISKFRNENIGFVFQHHQLLPEFTALENVLMPTRISGKNEKESMDKAFLLFEELHIAHRIQHKPKELSGGEAQRVAVARALINSPKIIFADEPTGNLDSKNADALHQLFFDLRDRYNQTFVIVTHNKELAESTDRKLVMKDGLIL